A genomic region of Runella rosea contains the following coding sequences:
- the asnS gene encoding asparagine--tRNA ligase, which yields MGPIQIKQILSEANVGSEVVVKGWVRTKRESKNAIFIALNDGSTIHNIQAVAEPGQINEETLKLITTGSCLKVTGNLVESVGSGQAVEVKLTDVLVYGTADPDVYPLQPKKHSLEFLREIAHLRPRTNTFSAILRIRHALAFAVHKYYNDNGFYYLHTPIITASDAEGAGEMFRVTTLDLNKLPRTDEGNIDFKEDFFGRETNLTVSGQLEGELGAMALSKIYTFGPTFRAENSNTTRHLAEFWMIEPEMAFFELEDNMNLAEDFVKYVIRYALENCADDLNFLQKRLEEEEKSKPQNERSLPLLEKLHFVVENAFERITYTEAIDILMKSKPFKEKKFQYEVAWGVDLQSEHERFLVEKHFKKPVILTNYPRAIKSFYMKQNEQTANEPGPTVRAMDVLFPGIGEIIGGSQREENYDKLITRMHEVGIEPESMWWFLETRKFGTAPHSGFGLGFERLILFVTGMTNIRDVIPFPRTPKSAEF from the coding sequence GTGGGTCCGATACAGATTAAACAGATTCTTTCAGAAGCCAACGTCGGCAGCGAAGTCGTTGTCAAAGGCTGGGTACGTACCAAACGCGAGAGCAAAAACGCCATTTTTATTGCACTCAACGACGGTTCTACCATTCATAATATCCAAGCAGTAGCCGAGCCAGGCCAAATCAACGAAGAAACACTCAAGTTGATAACTACTGGCTCGTGTCTAAAAGTAACGGGAAATTTGGTTGAATCCGTCGGCTCAGGACAAGCCGTGGAGGTAAAACTCACCGACGTGCTCGTGTATGGTACAGCCGACCCAGACGTGTATCCATTGCAACCCAAAAAGCATTCGCTGGAATTTTTGCGGGAAATTGCACACCTGCGTCCCCGAACCAATACCTTCAGCGCTATTCTACGCATTCGTCACGCGTTGGCATTTGCCGTTCATAAATATTATAACGACAACGGTTTTTATTACCTGCATACGCCCATCATCACCGCATCTGATGCTGAAGGAGCGGGAGAAATGTTTCGTGTGACGACCTTAGACCTGAATAAATTGCCACGTACCGATGAAGGCAACATTGATTTCAAAGAAGATTTCTTCGGGCGCGAAACTAACCTAACTGTTTCGGGGCAATTGGAAGGAGAATTGGGAGCCATGGCATTGTCTAAAATTTATACGTTTGGGCCCACCTTCCGCGCCGAAAACTCTAACACTACACGCCATTTGGCCGAGTTTTGGATGATTGAGCCCGAAATGGCTTTCTTCGAGCTAGAAGACAACATGAACTTGGCCGAAGATTTTGTAAAATACGTTATCCGCTACGCCCTTGAAAACTGCGCAGACGATTTGAATTTCTTACAAAAGCGCCTCGAAGAAGAAGAAAAATCAAAACCTCAAAACGAGCGTTCACTGCCTTTGTTGGAAAAACTTCATTTCGTGGTTGAAAATGCGTTTGAGCGCATTACGTATACCGAAGCGATTGATATTTTGATGAAATCCAAGCCGTTTAAAGAGAAAAAATTCCAGTACGAAGTGGCATGGGGCGTTGATTTACAATCAGAGCATGAGCGGTTTTTGGTCGAAAAACACTTCAAGAAACCCGTCATTCTAACCAATTATCCACGGGCCATCAAGTCGTTTTACATGAAACAAAATGAGCAAACGGCCAACGAACCCGGCCCAACTGTGCGCGCGATGGACGTGTTGTTTCCGGGCATCGGTGAAATCATCGGCGGCTCGCAGCGCGAAGAAAACTACGATAAGTTAATCACCCGTATGCATGAAGTGGGCATCGAGCCAGAATCAATGTGGTGGTTTTTGGAAACCCGTAAATTCGGAACCGCTCCACATTCAGGTTTTGGCCTTGGCTTCGAGCGTTTGATTCTGTTTGTGACGGGCATGACCAACATCCGCGACGTGATTCCGTTTCCTCGTACCCCAAAATCGGCGGAATTTTAG
- a CDS encoding DUF3467 domain-containing protein produces MLDNKNEPEQQINVEISEEMAEGVYSNLAMIAHSNSEFILDFIRMMPGVPKAKVKARVILTPEHAKRLLAALKDNIRKYEENYGDIRHSEDPDIPFMNFGGPMGEA; encoded by the coding sequence ATGCTTGACAACAAAAACGAGCCCGAACAGCAAATTAACGTCGAAATTTCGGAAGAAATGGCCGAAGGTGTCTACTCAAACCTGGCTATGATAGCCCATTCAAACAGTGAATTTATCTTGGATTTTATTCGCATGATGCCCGGTGTTCCTAAAGCCAAAGTAAAAGCCCGGGTTATTTTGACGCCCGAGCACGCCAAGCGCTTATTGGCCGCCCTCAAAGATAACATCCGTAAGTACGAAGAGAACTACGGCGATATTCGTCATTCAGAAGACCCTGACATTCCTTTTATGAACTTCGGAGGACCGATGGGCGAAGCTTAG
- a CDS encoding aspartate carbamoyltransferase catalytic subunit, whose product MSQLSVRHLLGIKNLTESDIYSILDTAAQFKDVINRPIKKVPSLRDVTIANVFFENSTRTRLSFELAEKRLSADVVNFSASGSSVKKGETLLDTVNNILAMKVDMIVMRHSSPGAPHYLSQRIPANVVNAGDGTHEHPTQALLDAFSIREKIGDLAGKKIAIIGDILHSRVALSNIFCLIKLGAEVRVCGPTTLIPKYISSLGVQVSHNVKETLQWCDVANVLRIQLERLQVKYFPSLREYSLYFGINKKMLDELDHEILLMHPGPINRGVELTSDAADSRQSIILNQVENGVAVRMAVLYLLAQQ is encoded by the coding sequence ATGTCACAACTTTCTGTACGGCACCTTTTGGGCATCAAAAACCTCACCGAATCAGACATTTACAGTATTTTAGATACCGCTGCTCAGTTTAAAGATGTCATTAATCGTCCTATCAAAAAAGTACCCTCGCTACGAGATGTAACCATCGCCAACGTTTTTTTTGAAAATTCTACCCGAACACGATTATCGTTTGAGCTGGCCGAAAAAAGGCTTTCTGCCGATGTCGTCAACTTTTCTGCTTCGGGCAGTTCTGTCAAAAAAGGGGAGACGCTTTTAGATACCGTTAACAACATTTTGGCGATGAAGGTCGACATGATTGTCATGCGGCACAGCAGCCCTGGAGCGCCTCATTATTTGTCCCAACGGATTCCTGCCAACGTAGTCAATGCTGGCGACGGTACGCACGAACACCCTACGCAAGCATTGTTGGACGCATTTTCCATTCGAGAAAAAATTGGAGATTTGGCCGGCAAAAAAATCGCCATCATCGGTGATATTTTGCATTCACGCGTGGCATTGTCAAATATTTTTTGCCTTATAAAATTAGGCGCCGAGGTGCGGGTTTGTGGACCCACAACGCTCATTCCTAAATACATATCTTCATTAGGAGTACAAGTAAGTCACAACGTTAAAGAAACCCTTCAGTGGTGTGACGTGGCAAACGTACTGCGTATTCAGCTGGAACGGTTACAAGTGAAATACTTCCCGAGCCTACGCGAATACTCGTTGTATTTTGGCATTAACAAAAAAATGCTGGATGAACTCGACCACGAGATTCTACTAATGCACCCTGGACCTATCAATCGGGGGGTAGAACTTACTTCCGACGCGGCCGATTCCCGTCAAAGCATTATTTTAAATCAGGTTGAAAACGGAGTAGCTGTACGAATGGCGGTGCTTTATCTGTTGGCGCAACAATAG
- a CDS encoding bestrophin family protein yields the protein MIGYNPKDWWKLIFAFHRSDTFRFLLPGIAGVAAYTGVVAYVENDVFHASFKNTTVVHSLVGFVLSMLLVFRTNTAYERWWEGRKLWGSFVNNSRNLALKLHAILPRDSAERETFRVLIINYIFAAKEHLRTGVHVKKLAQTGPYDTDFYQQKKHVPNQIMGAIYQEINNLYHNQNITGDQLIVLNSELQSFTDNLGGCERIKRTPIPYAYSLFLKKVIFLYVFTMPIGFVIEFKYWAIPIVAIIFYVFASIEVIAEEIEDPFGTDANDLPTDIIYETIKDNLEEIL from the coding sequence ATGATCGGGTACAATCCTAAAGATTGGTGGAAACTGATTTTTGCTTTTCACCGCAGTGATACATTTCGGTTTTTACTTCCAGGTATTGCTGGCGTAGCTGCTTACACGGGAGTGGTGGCTTATGTTGAAAACGATGTGTTTCATGCATCTTTCAAAAACACAACCGTTGTTCACTCTTTGGTGGGTTTTGTACTTTCGATGTTGCTCGTTTTTCGTACCAACACCGCCTACGAGCGTTGGTGGGAAGGGCGTAAATTATGGGGGAGCTTTGTTAATAATTCCCGCAATTTAGCCCTCAAATTACACGCGATTTTACCCAGGGACAGCGCCGAAAGGGAAACGTTCAGGGTGTTAATTATCAACTATATATTTGCCGCTAAGGAGCATTTACGTACGGGTGTTCATGTCAAAAAACTCGCCCAAACTGGCCCTTATGATACTGATTTCTATCAACAAAAAAAGCACGTTCCCAATCAAATCATGGGGGCTATTTATCAGGAAATCAATAACCTGTATCATAACCAAAATATTACTGGTGACCAGCTCATTGTTTTGAATTCCGAACTTCAATCATTCACCGACAACCTAGGCGGCTGCGAGCGCATCAAACGGACTCCCATTCCTTATGCTTACAGTCTATTTTTGAAAAAAGTGATTTTTCTGTACGTTTTTACCATGCCTATCGGCTTTGTGATTGAGTTTAAGTACTGGGCCATTCCTATCGTTGCCATTATTTTCTACGTTTTTGCCAGCATTGAGGTCATTGCCGAAGAAATCGAAGATCCTTTCGGAACGGATGCCAATGATTTACCGACAGATATTATTTACGAAACCATCAAAGACAATCTTGAGGAGATTCTTTAA